From Primulina tabacum isolate GXHZ01 chromosome 2, ASM2559414v2, whole genome shotgun sequence, one genomic window encodes:
- the LOC142525577 gene encoding E3 ubiquitin-protein ligase HAKAI homolog isoform X2, giving the protein MLQIRLTKPTSESGGGSAKPAPADNVRVACPDHLVLADLPVAKSLGSASASAVIKTVGRRSRRQLGERVHFCVRCDFPIAVYGRLSPCEHAFCLDCARSDSLCYLCDERIQKIQTIKMMEGIFICAAPHCLMSFLKKTEFESHINEIHADLLHPLKEKEGNESEATSARKPSASDSTVQAPLRPVFSSSSNLQAHEHEDKSQRPQSRDLPPLRPSVHPMSLPHFPGIVPNHLSEQQHDGNQSQVFDRAATQIHFPQQTFDPLGSLRQDSATNQNPVLPAPQFGYSPYISDGAQQFVGSPYDTVRPGAMAEAGSEHGTFLGFPPGPAVPMNFAQNYPLPWNMGMVSGPLETPLAQGATDGFVNVSDPQGRGFYQGDHGQNASVLPPNLPPPAANKTVERRPPSLPLPPPLPSPLLSSHLSQLKQGWSYPTDGIRDTPPGFGWQPEGRDSFGGGPD; this is encoded by the exons ATGCTGCAGATTCGACTGACCAAACCAACTAGTGAAAGTGGTGGTGGAAGTGCGAAACCTGCCCCTGCCGACAATGTCAGAGTTGCATGCCCTGATCATCTTGTTTTAGCAGATCTTCCTGTAGCCAAGAGCCTTGGTTCAGCAAGTGCTTCAGCTGTCATCAAGACTGTTGGCCGCAGGTCTCGCCGCCAGCTTGGAGAGCGTGTTCATTTTTGTGTCAGATGTGATTTCCCTATCGCTGTATATGGGCGTCTG AGCCCCTGTGAGCATGCATTTTGTCTGGACTGTGCTAGAAGTGATTCTCTTTGTTACCT CTGTGATGAACGCATTCAAAAGATTCAGACAATTAAAATGATGGAAGGAATCTTCATTTGCGCAGCTCCTCATTGTCTCATGtctttcttgaagaaaactgAATTTGAGTCGCACATAAATGAAATCCATGCCGACCTTCTTCATCCACTCAAGGAAAAGGAAGGAAATGAGTCAGAAGCTACAAGTGCTAGAAAACCTTCGGCCTCAGATTCCACAGTTCAAGCACCCCTAAGACCAGTATTTTCTTCAAGTTCAAATCTTCAGGCTCATGAACACGAGGACAAAAGCCAACGACCCCAATCCAGAGATCTGCCACCTCTGAGACCTAGTGTGCATCCAATGTCATTGCCACATTTTCCTGGAATAGTCCCAAATCACCTGTCAGAGCAACAGCATGATGGTAACCAATCCCAAGTTTTTGACAGAGCCGCCACCCAGATCCACTTTCCTCAACAAACCTTTGATCCTCTGGGTAGTCTGAGGCAAGATTCAG CAACCAATCAAAACCCAGTCTTACCTGCCCCACAATTTGGCTATTCTCCTTATATATCTGATGGAGCACAGCAGTTCGTTGGTTCTCCATATGATACGGTGAGGCCAGGTGCCATGGCAGAAGCTGGATCAGAGCATGGTACATTTTTAGGTTTCCCACCTGGACCTGCTGTACCCATGAATTTTGCACAAAACTATCCCCTGCCATGGAATATGGGAATGGTTTCTGGCCCTTTGGAGACTCCTCTTGCCCAAGGAGCTACAGATGGTTTCGTGAACGTGTCCGATCCTCAAGGACGGGGATTCTATCAGGGTGATCATGGACAGAATGCATCTGTTTTGCCTCCGAATCTGCCTCCACCTGCTGCCAATAAAACTGTGGAACGGAGGCCCCCGTCCTTGCCTCTTCCACCACCACTTCCATCTCCTCTACTTTCTTCCCATTTATCGCAACTAAAACAAGGATGGTCATACCCTACTGATGGAATCCGTGATACTCCACCAGGCTTCGGTTGGCAGCCTGAGGGACGTGACAGCTTCGGAGGTGGGCCCGACTAG
- the LOC142525607 gene encoding acetyl-coenzyme A carboxylase carboxyl transferase subunit alpha, chloroplastic-like encodes MASMTPSPVSLIGNSASKPTALDLHRSSNNGVFGVPLKALGRAKLGAKRRAFTVSAKVRKVKRHEYPWPEDPDPNVKGGILSHLSPFKPLKEKPKPVTLDFEKPLMDLQKKIIDVQKMANETGLDFSDQIISLENKYQQALKDLYTHLTPIQRVNIARHPNRPTFLDHVFNITDKFVELHGDRAGYDDPAFVTGLGTINGRCYMFMGHQKGRNTKENIQRNFGMPTPHGYRKALRMMYYADHHGFPIVTFIDTPGAYADLKSEELGQGEAIAQNLRTMFGLKVPIVSIVLGEGGSGGALAIGCANKLLMLENAVFYVASPEACAAILWKTAKASPKAAEKLKITSRELMKLEIADGVIPEPLGGAHADPYWTSQQLKTAIVESMEELVKMDTEILLKHRAQKFRKLGGFQEGIPIDPKRKVNMKKKEEPIVQISKTSESELRDEVEKLKLRILEASKSPSEIPETGLKVMVEKLKREIDYEYDEAAKGIGMEDKILMVREEIAKARNVQDQLAHPALKEKIELLKDEFDKKLPSAPNYSSLKYKLDILKELSKALNPSKSSTEKDEMRLEINKKFRELVDRSDMKQKIETLKADISGSGLSDIGSNQKLKEKVSQLQEELDSEFKAVLGSMGLQVNPRAVPEAKAKIEAFNEEVNMIIDDVVNSSGLKDRIELLKTEVAKAGNSEDPDSKSKIEALEAELRQAIMGAISSPELKEKHEKMVSEMAETTESSVGSDASLGEEDNQSKTDELPVKVNLESNRSFV; translated from the exons ATGGCTTCCATGACCCCATCTCCGGTGTCATTAATTGGGAATTCAGCTTCCAAACCTACTGCTTTGGATCTTCATAGGAGCTCAAATAATGGAGTTTTTGGTGTACCCCTAAAAGCACTTGGAAGGGCGAAACTAGGAGCAAAAAGGAGAGCTTTCACTGTATCTGCAAAGGTTAGGAAAGTTAAAAGGCATGAATATCCATGGCCAGAAGATCCTGACCCAAATGTGAAGGGTGGAATCCTTAGCCATCTCTCACCTTTCAAGCCTTTGAAAGAGAAACCAAAGCCAGTGACATTGGACTTCGAGAAACCTCTCATGGATCTgcagaaaaaaataattgat GTGCAAAAGATGGCAAATGAAACTGGTCTGGACTTCAGCGATCAAATTATCTCTCTGGAGAACAAGTATCAACAG GCTCTAAAAGATCTGTACACACATTTGACTCCCATACAACGTGTGAATATTGCACGACATCCCAACAGGCCAACATTTCTCGATCACGTATTCAATATTACTGACAAG TTTGTTGAACTCCATGGAGATCGTGCTGGATATGATGATCCCGCTTTTGTCACAGGACTTGGTACAATAAATGGAAGATGCTACATGTTCATGGGCCATCAGAAGGGCCGGAATACGAAAGAGAATATACAGCGGAACTTTGGGATGCCTACTCCTCATGG TTATCGAAAGGCTCTGCGAATGATGTACTATGCGGATCACCATGGATTTCCGATTGTCACTTTCATTGACACTCCTGGGGCATATGCTGATCTTAAATCTGAGGAATTAGGCCAA GGTGAAGCTATAGCTCAGAACTTGAGGACTATGTTTGGTCTCAAAGTTCCAATTGTTTCAATTGTTCTCGGAGAAGGAGGCTCTGGTGGAGCACTGGCTATTGGTTGTGCTAACAAGTTGTTAATGCTTGAAAATGCGGTCTTTTATGTTGCCAG CCCTGAAGCTTGTGCTGCAATTTTGTGGAAGACTGCCAAAGCTTCACCAAAG GCTGCTGAAAAGCTGAAGATTACATCTAGAGAGCTGATGAAGTTAGAAATTGCTGATGGTGTCATCCCA GAACCTCTTGGTGGTGCACATGCAGATCCTTACTGGACCTCACAACAGTTAAAAACTGCAATTGTTGAATCTATGGAA GAACTTGTAAAAATGGATACAGAAATACTACTAAAACACAGGGCTCAAAAATTCCGGAAACTTGGTGGATTCCAGGAGGGAATTCCAATAGATCCCAAAAGGAAGGTCAATatgaaaaagaaagaagaacccATAGTACAGATAAGCAAGACCTCAGAATCGGAATTGAGGGATGAGGTAGAAAAACTGAAACTGCGGATCTTGGAAGCCAGTAAATCACCCTCAGAGATTCCAGAGACAGGATTGAAAGTGATGGTAGAGAAATTGAAAAGAGAGATCGATTATGAGTATGATGAGGCTGCAAAAGGTATAGGCATGGAAGACAAAATTTTGATGGTGCGAGAAGAAATTGCAAAAGCGCGGAATGTGCAGGACCAGCTTGCACATCCTGCGTTGAAAGAAAAGATTGAACTGCTTAAggatgagtttgacaaaaagcTTCCTTCAGCTCCTAATTACTCCAGCTTGAAATATAAGCTTGATATACTGAAAGAGTTATCCAAGGCTTTGAATCCCTCAAAAAGTAGTACCGAAAAAGATGAAATGAGACTGGAAATAAATAAGAAATTCAGGGAACTCGTGGATCGGTCTGATATGAAACAGAAGATAGAGACGCTGAAAGCTGATATTTCTGGGTCGGGATTGTCGGATATCGGTTCAAACCAGAAGCTAAAAGAAAAGGTTTCACAATTGCAAGAAGAGTTGGACTCCGAATTTAAGGCTGTTCTTGGATCCATGGGTTTGCAAGTAAACCCACGTGCTGTCCCAGAAGCCAAGGCAAAAATAGAAGCTTTCAACGAAGAAGTTAATATGATCATAGATGATGTTGTCAATTCATCAGGTTTGAAAGACAGGATTGAACTGCTGAAGACAGAAGTGGCAAAAGCTGGAAATTCTGAAGATCCAGACTCAAAAAGTAAGATCGAGGCTTTGGAGGCAGAACTCAGGCAGGCCATCATGGGGGCTATAAGCTCCCCagaattaaaagaaaaacacgAGAAGATGGTGTCTGAGATGGCTGAAACCACTGAATCTTCAGTAGGATCCGATGCAAGTTTGGGCGAAGAAGATAACCAGTCTAAGACTGACGAATTACCGGTGAAAGTCAATTTGGAATCGAACCGCAGCTTTGTCTGA
- the LOC142525598 gene encoding reticulon-like protein B12: MGSSDRLFNRQRTIYEILGGGIVADVMLWRKKNLTVGILVVTLAAWVVFEISGYTLLSLTSNVFLLLFTILFLWAKSAAILNRPAPPLPHLHLSEEMVNDAATFICDRANAVLSASEDIALGRDSRMFIKVGLSLFIISVIGSLTDFLTLGYTSLVLVLTVPALYERCERHIESCALVGYRKLLKLYVRFKEEYFAKIHKWILEKKKLS; this comes from the exons ATGGGTTCATCAGATCGGTTGTTTAACAGGCAGAGAACCATTTATGAGATTCTTGGAGGAGGTATTG TGGCAGATGTGATGCTATGGAGGAAAAAAAACCTGACAGTGGGGATATTAGTGGTAACTTTGGCGGCTTGGGTGGTGTTTGAGATATCTGGTTATACTCTGCTCTCGTTGACCTCAAATGTGTTCTTGCTGCTCTTTACCATTCTTTTTCTATGGGCAAAGTCAGCTGCAATTTTAAACAG ACCTGCACCACCTCTACCCCATTTGCATCTATCTGAAGAGATGGTAAACGATGCTGCAACTTTCATCTGTGACCGTGCAAATGCGGTGCTTTCGGCATCTGAAGATATTGCCCTTGGAAGGGACTCGAGAATGTTCATTAAAGTTGGCCTTAGTCTGTTTATAATCTCCGTGATTGGAAGCCTAACCGATTTCCTTACATTGGGTTACACAA GCCTTGTTCTTGTTCTTACAGTTCCAGCACTTTATGAAAGATGTGAAAGACATATAGAGTCATGTGCTCTAGTTGGATACAGGAAACTTCTGAAGTTGTATGTAAGATTTAAGGAAGAATATTTTGCCAAGATTCATAAATGGATTCTGGAAAAGAAGAAATTGAGTTGA
- the LOC142525577 gene encoding E3 ubiquitin-protein ligase HAKAI homolog isoform X1 has product MLQIRLTKPTSESGGGSAKPAPADNVRVACPDHLVLADLPVAKSLGSASASAVIKTVGRRSRRQLGERVHFCVRCDFPIAVYGRLSPCEHAFCLDCARSDSLCYLCDERIQKIQTIKMMEGIFICAAPHCLMSFLKKTEFESHINEIHADLLHPLKEKEGNESEATSARKPSASDSTVQAPLRPVFSSSSNLQAHEHEDKSQRPQSRDLPPLRPSVHPMSLPHFPGIVPNHLSEQQHDGNQSQVFDRAATQIHFPQQTFDPLGSLRQDSAATNQNPVLPAPQFGYSPYISDGAQQFVGSPYDTVRPGAMAEAGSEHGTFLGFPPGPAVPMNFAQNYPLPWNMGMVSGPLETPLAQGATDGFVNVSDPQGRGFYQGDHGQNASVLPPNLPPPAANKTVERRPPSLPLPPPLPSPLLSSHLSQLKQGWSYPTDGIRDTPPGFGWQPEGRDSFGGGPD; this is encoded by the exons ATGCTGCAGATTCGACTGACCAAACCAACTAGTGAAAGTGGTGGTGGAAGTGCGAAACCTGCCCCTGCCGACAATGTCAGAGTTGCATGCCCTGATCATCTTGTTTTAGCAGATCTTCCTGTAGCCAAGAGCCTTGGTTCAGCAAGTGCTTCAGCTGTCATCAAGACTGTTGGCCGCAGGTCTCGCCGCCAGCTTGGAGAGCGTGTTCATTTTTGTGTCAGATGTGATTTCCCTATCGCTGTATATGGGCGTCTG AGCCCCTGTGAGCATGCATTTTGTCTGGACTGTGCTAGAAGTGATTCTCTTTGTTACCT CTGTGATGAACGCATTCAAAAGATTCAGACAATTAAAATGATGGAAGGAATCTTCATTTGCGCAGCTCCTCATTGTCTCATGtctttcttgaagaaaactgAATTTGAGTCGCACATAAATGAAATCCATGCCGACCTTCTTCATCCACTCAAGGAAAAGGAAGGAAATGAGTCAGAAGCTACAAGTGCTAGAAAACCTTCGGCCTCAGATTCCACAGTTCAAGCACCCCTAAGACCAGTATTTTCTTCAAGTTCAAATCTTCAGGCTCATGAACACGAGGACAAAAGCCAACGACCCCAATCCAGAGATCTGCCACCTCTGAGACCTAGTGTGCATCCAATGTCATTGCCACATTTTCCTGGAATAGTCCCAAATCACCTGTCAGAGCAACAGCATGATGGTAACCAATCCCAAGTTTTTGACAGAGCCGCCACCCAGATCCACTTTCCTCAACAAACCTTTGATCCTCTGGGTAGTCTGAGGCAAGATTCAG CAGCAACCAATCAAAACCCAGTCTTACCTGCCCCACAATTTGGCTATTCTCCTTATATATCTGATGGAGCACAGCAGTTCGTTGGTTCTCCATATGATACGGTGAGGCCAGGTGCCATGGCAGAAGCTGGATCAGAGCATGGTACATTTTTAGGTTTCCCACCTGGACCTGCTGTACCCATGAATTTTGCACAAAACTATCCCCTGCCATGGAATATGGGAATGGTTTCTGGCCCTTTGGAGACTCCTCTTGCCCAAGGAGCTACAGATGGTTTCGTGAACGTGTCCGATCCTCAAGGACGGGGATTCTATCAGGGTGATCATGGACAGAATGCATCTGTTTTGCCTCCGAATCTGCCTCCACCTGCTGCCAATAAAACTGTGGAACGGAGGCCCCCGTCCTTGCCTCTTCCACCACCACTTCCATCTCCTCTACTTTCTTCCCATTTATCGCAACTAAAACAAGGATGGTCATACCCTACTGATGGAATCCGTGATACTCCACCAGGCTTCGGTTGGCAGCCTGAGGGACGTGACAGCTTCGGAGGTGGGCCCGACTAG
- the LOC142525626 gene encoding OVARIAN TUMOR DOMAIN-containing deubiquitinating enzyme 3: MAGRSSNDDILQLLRLGIIDFEISSSPVPSVSTHFPRSSSPSVAFTDATPRFFARIGNLAGSGSPALKKVESYSVRRVTGDGRCMFRALVKGMALNKGVPLSSQEERENADDLRMAVREVICDNGNERQQYEEALIAITVEEPLRRYCQRIRRPDFWGGEAELLVLSKLCCQHIVVYIPEHEHGSGGSGFIPIQEYGTEFHRSFKNKKAVRLLYTGKNHYDLLV; the protein is encoded by the exons ATGGCGGGACGGTCTTCCAATG ATGACATTCTCCAGCTACTCAGGCTTGGAATCATCGACTTCGAAATCTCCTCTTCTCCTGTTCCTTCGGTTTCCACTCACTTCCCTCGAAGCTCGAGTCCATCCGTGGCCTTCACTGATGCCACCCCTCGGTTCTTTGCCAGGATTGGGAACTTAGC TGGTTCGGGCTCGCCGGCGTTGAAGAAAGTGGAGAGTTATTCTGTTCGGAGAGTAACTGGGGATGGGCGCTGCATGTTTCGTGCCCTG GTAAAAGGAATGGCTCTCAATAAAGGTGTGCCACTTAGCTCTCAAGAAGAGAGGGAAAATGCAG ATGATTTACGGATGGCTGTCAGAGAGGTCATCTGTGACAATGGCAACGAACGGCAACAATATGAAGAGGCGTTGATTGCAATAACAGTTGAGGAACCTTTGAGACG TTACTGCCAACGTATTAGGAGGCCTGATTTTTGGGGTGGAGAGGCAGAACTTCTG GTACTGTCAAAGTTGTGCTGCCAGCATATAGTTGTATACATACCGGAACACGAG CATGGCAGCGGGGGATCGGGTTTCATACCTATTCAAGAATATGGAACAGAGTTTCAtagaagtttcaaaaataaaaaggcCGTGAGACTATTATACACTGGTAAAAACCATTACGATCTACTTGTCTGA